From a single Streptomyces liliifuscus genomic region:
- a CDS encoding GGDEF domain-containing protein produces the protein MPSWTDTVRFAFQPVVNLTTGGVTALEILARPESGDILAQARRDPELDGRLAALAMRAAARQETLLPLHVNVFAGTLADLGGLAALRDEVREAGRMPWEVTVDVGPPFTHVPHQALIEAVTVLRDEGFRICADGIGDGDVPLRVLADLAPDLVKLDASLLSRPAVVRAMRTLCEQLGALLSVEGVETESQCAAAVSAGAQLAQGELFAPPARRPAADVYVPALSPVAAATPPYGPPVRQFVRPAALLPAGASAGQVRALLTGSPEVSGVVLVDAAGVPVRSVHRSRFLLSLSGRYGHALYADRPAARLGDPPRTVGVDATAWEVLDVVADGAPDRTSDDVAVVDRLGRCVGVVRLADLVRALAESRVEEAAALNPLTRLPGSDAITGEVDRWIADGRVFALSWLDVDGFKRVNDGAGFAAGDELIRAVGRALQAAASGATRVGHIGGDDFLVLADPEWLDPLATSVLDTPWSAGGLAVTLSLATVLCAPGSVTDHREAAACLAPLKQAAKSLRGASWVLGRAGLPGHEIRRGSGAAPAHAESWAGGPGRG, from the coding sequence GTGCCCTCCTGGACGGATACTGTCCGCTTCGCCTTCCAGCCGGTCGTCAACCTGACGACCGGAGGGGTTACGGCGCTGGAGATACTCGCCCGTCCGGAGTCCGGTGACATCCTCGCGCAGGCGCGCCGGGATCCCGAACTCGACGGCCGGCTGGCCGCGTTGGCGATGCGGGCGGCTGCCCGTCAGGAGACGCTGCTGCCGCTGCATGTCAACGTGTTCGCCGGGACCCTCGCCGATCTCGGCGGGCTCGCCGCGCTCCGTGACGAGGTGCGGGAGGCCGGGCGCATGCCGTGGGAGGTGACGGTCGACGTCGGACCGCCCTTCACCCACGTACCGCACCAGGCGCTCATCGAAGCGGTGACGGTGTTGCGGGACGAGGGCTTCCGGATCTGCGCGGACGGCATCGGCGACGGTGACGTGCCCCTGCGGGTGCTCGCGGATCTCGCGCCCGACCTGGTGAAGCTGGACGCGTCCCTGCTGTCGAGGCCGGCGGTGGTGCGGGCGATGCGCACGCTGTGCGAGCAGCTCGGGGCGTTGTTGTCCGTCGAGGGCGTCGAGACCGAGTCGCAGTGCGCGGCGGCCGTGTCCGCGGGCGCGCAGCTGGCACAGGGCGAGTTGTTCGCGCCTCCGGCACGGCGGCCCGCGGCGGATGTGTACGTTCCGGCCCTCTCGCCCGTGGCCGCGGCGACGCCGCCCTACGGGCCGCCCGTACGACAGTTCGTACGGCCTGCCGCGCTGCTGCCCGCCGGGGCGTCCGCGGGGCAGGTGCGGGCGCTGCTGACCGGATCGCCGGAGGTCTCCGGGGTGGTGCTCGTGGACGCCGCCGGGGTGCCGGTGCGGTCGGTGCACCGCTCGCGGTTCCTGCTGTCGCTGTCGGGGCGCTACGGGCACGCGCTGTACGCCGACCGGCCCGCCGCGCGGCTGGGCGATCCGCCGCGCACGGTCGGGGTCGACGCGACCGCGTGGGAGGTTCTCGACGTGGTGGCGGACGGGGCGCCGGACCGTACGTCGGACGATGTCGCGGTCGTCGACCGGCTCGGGCGGTGCGTGGGCGTCGTACGGCTGGCGGATCTCGTACGGGCGCTGGCGGAGAGCCGTGTCGAGGAGGCCGCCGCGCTCAATCCGCTGACGCGGCTCCCCGGTTCGGACGCGATCACCGGTGAGGTGGACCGGTGGATCGCCGACGGGCGGGTGTTCGCGCTGAGCTGGCTGGACGTCGACGGCTTCAAGCGGGTCAACGACGGTGCGGGGTTCGCTGCGGGCGACGAGCTGATCCGGGCGGTGGGGCGGGCGCTGCAGGCGGCCGCGTCCGGGGCCACGCGCGTGGGGCACATCGGCGGTGACGACTTCCTGGTCCTGGCTGATCCGGAGTGGCTCGATCCACTGGCCACGTCGGTGCTCGACACGCCCTGGTCGGCGGGCGGGCTCGCCGTCACCCTGTCCCTCGCCACCGTGCTGTGCGCCCCTGGCAGCGTCACCGACCACCGCGAGGCCGCCGCGTGTCTGGCGCCCCTCAAGCAGGCCGCGAAGTCCCTCCGGGGGGCCAGCTGGGTACTGGGCCGCGCGGGCCTGCCGGGCCACGAGATCCGACGCGGGTCGGGGGCCGCACCGGCACATGCCGAGAGTTGGGCGGGCGGGCCGGGGCGGGGGTGA